The following are encoded in a window of Panicum virgatum strain AP13 chromosome 5N, P.virgatum_v5, whole genome shotgun sequence genomic DNA:
- the LOC120672621 gene encoding beta-glucuronosyltransferase GlcAT14B-like: MQANGRGEQHSPRSAAAGWPSPRGGGGEHYSPSPSKTPRGGAASPKLPASAAWLVDSRWALSAALSLLLFLAVGLAVTSFSSSSSAPPYISASAFFSSSDQAHHVHAADLVQEGVHVSQQQQQPESLASPPPPPGADLPRLAYLISGSKGDLERLWRALHALYHPRNQYVVHLDREAPVSERLALAARVSNSTVFRRAGNVHVVHRANMVTYRGPTMVANTLHACAILLRRGGAWDWFINLSASDYPLMTQDDILQVFSTVPSNVNFIEHTGYLGWKEGQRARPLIVDPGLYGSKKQDIFWASPKRELPTAFKLFTGSAWVALSRDFVEYTVWGWDNLPRTLLMYYANFVSSPEGYFQTLVCNAPRFVQTVANHDLHHIQWDVPPRQHPHALALADLPAMVRSGAPFARKFPRDDPVLDAIDAELLGRPPPPRGGNGTAPAAAAATFVPGGWCGGDASCGGVDNDWVLRPGPGAERFQRLIERIVRSEAFPNRQCK; this comes from the exons ATGCAGGCGAacggccgcggcgagcagcactcgccgaggtcggcggcggccggctggccgtccccgcgcggcggcgggggcgagcatTACTCCCCGTCGCCGTCCAAgaccccgcgcggcggcgcggcgtcgccgaAGCTGCCGGCCAGCGCGGCGTGGCTGGTGGACAGCCGGTGGGCGCTCTCGGCCGCGCTCAGCCTGCTGCTGTTCCTGGCCGTCGGGCTCGCCGTgacgtccttctcctcctcgtcgtcggcgccgccgtaCATCTCCGCGTCggccttcttctcctcctccgacCAGGCCCATCACGTGCACGCCGCCGACTTGGTGCAGGAGGGCGTCCACgtgagccagcagcagcagcagccggagtcccttgcctccccgccgccgccgcccggcgccgacCTGCCGCGGCTGGCGTACCTGATCTCCGGGTCCAAGGGCGACCTGGAGCGGCTGTggcgcgcgctgcacgcgcTCTACCACCCGCGGAACCAGTACGTGGTGCACCTGGACCGCGAGGCCCCCGTGTCGGAGCGGCTGGCGCTGGCGGCCCGCGTGTCCAACAGCACCGTGTTCCGGCGCGCCGGCAACGTCCACGTCGTCCACCGCGCCAACATGGTGACCTACCGCGGCCCCACCATGGTGGCCAACACGCTGCACGCCTGCGccatcctcctccgccgcggcggcgcctgggACTGGTTCATCAACCTCTCCGCCTCCGACTACCCGCTCATGACCCAGGACG ACATCCTGCAAGTCTTCTCGACGGTGCCCAGTAACGTCAACTTCATCGAGCACACCGGTTACCTAGGCTGGAAGGA GGGGCAGCGGGCGCGTCCTCTGATCGTGGACCCCGGGCTGTACGGGTCGAAGAAGCAGGACATCTTCTGGGCGTCGCCGAAGCGGGAGCTCCCCACGGCGTTCAAGCTCTTCACGGGGTCGGCGTGGGTGGCGCTGTCGCGGGACTTCGTGGAGTACACGGTGTGGGGCTGGGACAACCTGCCGCGGACGCTGCTCATGTACTACGCCAACTTCGTCTCCTCCCCGGAGGGCTACTTCCAGACGCTCGTCTGCAACGCGCCCCGCTTCGTGCAGACCGTCGCCAACCACGACCTCCACCACATCCAGTGGGACGTGCCGCCGCGCCAGCACCCGcacgcgctcgcgctcgccgacCTGCCGGCCATGGTGCGCAGCGGCGCGCCCTTCGCCAGGAAGTTCCCCAGGGACGACCCCGTGCTCGACGCCATCGACGCCGAGCTcctcggccgcccgccgccgccgcgcggcggcaacggcaccgcccccgcggcggcggcggcgacgttcgTGCCCGgcgggtggtgcggcggcgacgcgagctgcggcggcgtggACAACGACTGGGTGCTCAGGCCCGGGCCCGGCGCCGAGAGGTTCCAGAGGCTCATCGAAAGGATCGTCAGGTCCGAGGCCTTCCCCAACAGGCAGTGCAAGTAG
- the LOC120672951 gene encoding zinc finger MYM-type protein 1-like, protein MSTRNRKYDSGAEKRKKKQRLEAAAQSQKGALERFIVRETAHANVIEADTPAAQVLQGDNTLEFDIEAPAAEIPEGGHDDGTANGGDDGDQDHDNGTINGGDDGDQDHDNGTANGGDDGNISNHINNSFQPDIFDPRTWNALDSKMIYILLQKGPKRDLSIKYGPRDRFGRRFSASSYNRILPNRETFGHRLKEHETSREHVTNMTAWYDLRLMFQNDQTIDNVAQRELQKEREHWRKVLQRIILIVKYLAEHNIAFRGSNSRLYQDHNGNFLGLVQMLAEFDPVIKEHVDRITNDKIRDHYLGPSIQNELINLLATAIRSAIIAKVKEAKYFSVLLDCTPDASHQEQMSLIIRYVDTTSGSVQESFLGFLEVSDTTGQGLFDVLLEELKDLDLDVDNVRGQGYDNGSNMKGKHQGVQKKLLDINPRAFYSACGCHSLNLTLCDMAKSCRKATEFFGVIQRIYTTFANSTKRWQILKDNISGLTLKSLSSTRWESRIDSVKAIRFQIPEIREALLQVAESDNDPLASSEAKSLAENELGGFEFLVSIIIWYEILSKITLVSKQLQSKDMLIDIAIESVQGLISFFKKYRETGYSKALEAAKEIALEMDINPEFRKRRNIKRKRQFDEGANDDASESRSADELFRTDYFIPIVDQAISSLIRRFEQYQGYERKFGFLFTSDRLRSLDDTSLMAACVNLENALKSGEQKDIDANELFEELNFIRNLLKESMGPLDVLKFLKERPFYPNAIIAYRILLTIPVTVASAERSFSKLKLLKSYLRSTMTQE, encoded by the exons ATGTCTACAAGAAACAGGAAATATGATAGTGGTGCTGAAAAGCGTAAGAAAAAACAAAGACTAGAAGCCGCAGCTCAATCCCAGAAGGGTGCTCTTGAAAGATTTATTGTTAGAGAAACTGCACATGCTAATGTGATAGAGGCTGACACTCCTGCCGCACAAGTTCTTCAAGGAGATAATACATTAGAGTTTGATATCGAGGCTCCTGCTGCAGAAATCCCTGAAGGAGGCCATGATGATGGTACTGCAAATGGGGGTGACGATGGAGATCAAGACCATGATAATGGTACTATAAATGGGGGTGACGATGGAGATCAAGACCATGATAATGGTACTGCAAATGGCGGTGATGATGGTAATATTTCCAATCACATAAATAATTCTTTCCAGCCTGATATATTTGATCCAAGAACTTGGAATGCACTTGATTCTAAAATGATATACATTTTGCTACAAAAGGGTCCTAAAAGAGACTTGTCTATTAAGTATGGACCTAGAGATAGATTTGGAAGAAGGTTCTCTGCATCATCATACAATAGAATTCTACCAAATAGAGAAACAT TTGGCCATAGACTTAAAGAGCATGAGACTAGTAGGGAACATGTCACAAATATGACTGCATGGTATGACTTGCGTCTTATGTTCCAGAATGATCAAACAATTGATAATGTTGCTCAGCGAGAACTACAAAAAGAAAGAGAGCATTGGAGAAAAGTTTTGCAGAGGATTATTTTGATTGTTAAATATCTTGCAGAGCATAATATAGCATTTCGGGGCAGTAATAGCAGGTTGTACCAAGATCACAATGGCAATTTCTTAGGACTTGTTCAAATGTTGGCTGAATTTGACCCAGTGATCAAAGAGCATGTTGATCGCATCACCAATGATAAAATCCGTGATCATTATCTTGGTCCTTCCATCCAAaatgagttgataaatttgctaGCTACTGCAATCAGGTCTGCAATCATTGCAAAGGTAAAAGAAGCAAAGTATTTCTCAGTTTTACTTGACTGTACTCCTGATGCAAGCCACCAAGAACAGATGTCTTTGATAATAAGGTATGTTGATACAACTTCTGGTTCCGTTCAAGAATCATTCTTAGGCTTTTTGGAAGTGAGTGATACCACTGGTCAGGGATTGTTTGATGTTCTACTAGAGGAATTAAAGGATCTTGACCTTGATGTAGACAATGTTAGAGGACAGGGATATGATAATGGATCCAATATGAAAGGAAAACATCAAGGGGTACAAAAGAAGCTTTTGGATATAAACCCAAGAGCATTTTATTCTGCTTGTGGTTGTCATAGTCTAAATTTGACACTATGTGATATGGCAAAGTCTTGTCGTAAAGCAACAGAATTTTTTGGAGTTATCCAACGTATCTATACAACATTTGCTAATTCTACCAAGAGGTGGCAAATTCTTAAAGATAACATTTCAGGACTTACTCTTAAGTCATTGTCATCTACTCGTTGGGAGAGTCGTATCGATAGTGTCAAGGCTATAAGGTTTCAGATCCCAGAAATAAGAGAGGCCTTATTGCAAGTGGCTGAAAGTGATAATGATCCATTGGCAAGTAGTGAAGCTAAATCATTGGCAGAAAATGAGCTTGGTGGCTTTGAATTTTTAGTGTCAATTATTATATGGTATGAGATATTATCTAAAATTACTCTGGTTAGCAAGCAACTACAATCAAAAGATATGCTTATTGATATTGCAATTGAATCTGTACAAGGGCTGATTTCCTTTTTCAAAAAGTACAGAGAAACTGGCTATTCAAAAGCATTagaagctgcaaaagaaattGCACTAGAGATGGATATTAATCCAGAGTTCCGCAAAAGGCGAAAcatcaaaagaaaaagacaatttGATGAGGGCGCAAATGATGATGCATCTGAGTCACGGTCTGCGGATGAGTTATTCAGGACTGATTATTTTATACCTATTGTTGATCAAGCTATATCTTCACTTATCAGAAgatttgaacagtatcaagggtATGAGAGAAAATTTGGTTTCTTGTTTACCTCAGATAGACTACGGTCCTTGGATGACACAAGTTTGATGGCTGCTTGTGTTAATCTTGAGAATGCACTGAAGAGTGGAGAACAGAAAGATATTGATGCAAATGAATTGTTTGAGGAGTTAAATTTCATCCGGAATTTACTAAAGGAATCAATGGGTCCTCTTGATGTTTTGAAGTTTCTTAAAGAGCGTCCCTTTTATCCTAATGCTATTATTGCATATAGAATTTTGTTAACCATTCCTGTGACTGTTGCATCTGCGGAAAGAAGTTTTTCTAAACTGAAGTTGTTGAAGTCTTACTTGCGTTCAACTATGACACAAGAATGA